One window of Deltaproteobacteria bacterium genomic DNA carries:
- a CDS encoding CoA transferase, with protein sequence MAEPQTAPQALDGVRVLELAGPEGEYCGKLLADFGAEVIKVEPPGGSPSRGEPPFKDDRPGSESSLSFLYFNANKKSIIADLATDAGRERVGRLARTADVVLESSAPGSLADMGLGHGDLLAANPRLVYASVTAFGQNGPYSRYRWSGLVAFAMGGLMYVSGKPSLPPVNAPGAQAFLVGSAHAALAILMALWHVRQGGAGQHIDVSMMDCLAAMENMVSRSASTGVHPRRDGTQHRFATPGTIYRCRDGFVHIFVTNSQPGAWERFVDWLGRPAALTGDEFGDPVYRRAHVAEVDQVVSEVLAELPKEKVYEELQDCHIPCAPVNTPLEFVRDRHIQSRGLVVDTVHPRFGPMEFPARPYKTDSCRFRHHAPAAGEHDRELLDGGEPTPVHSRRADPWPARDDDAHRASSSGVSVENGALPLEGIRVADFTHMVAGPYGTMQLAYFGAEVIKIESRARPDTWRIREGNKDVEASLPFADHNRNKLSITANLKSEEGRDVARRIIAESDVVVENFSVGVMDRLGLGYEELKALKPDIIMIRLQGLGTTGPRKNYVTWGPSLMPFSGMTWLWNHPDGGAPVGSQTSYPDYIVSIHMAFVLMAALHHRANTGEGQFIDIAQGEVTASLIGPALLDGLVNGRATRPVGNRGYASAPHGCYPSRGDDAWCAVSVADDEEWRRFCTATGHHAALGDERFATADRRLANAGALDELVSEWTRQRSPREVMEALQASGVTAGMVSDGTTLVADPHLRSRGSVVEHEHPRQGRLTLPGIVMKLSGTPGEIRRHAPLLGQDTHAVLHGLLGLGEEEIRGLEAAGAF encoded by the coding sequence ATGGCGGAGCCGCAAACCGCACCACAAGCGCTGGATGGCGTAAGGGTCCTGGAGCTGGCGGGTCCCGAGGGCGAGTACTGCGGCAAGCTGCTGGCCGACTTCGGCGCCGAGGTGATCAAGGTGGAGCCGCCCGGGGGCAGCCCTTCCCGCGGCGAGCCTCCGTTCAAGGACGACCGGCCGGGTTCCGAAAGCAGCCTTTCCTTCCTCTACTTCAACGCCAACAAGAAGAGCATCATCGCGGACCTCGCTACCGACGCCGGCCGGGAGCGCGTCGGGCGCCTGGCCCGGACCGCGGACGTGGTGCTGGAGAGTTCCGCGCCCGGGTCCCTCGCGGACATGGGCCTGGGACACGGGGACTTGCTCGCCGCCAACCCGCGCCTGGTCTACGCGTCCGTTACGGCGTTCGGCCAGAACGGGCCCTACAGCCGGTACCGCTGGTCCGGTCTGGTGGCCTTCGCCATGGGCGGGCTCATGTATGTCAGCGGCAAGCCGTCGTTGCCGCCGGTGAACGCGCCCGGCGCGCAGGCGTTCCTGGTGGGCTCGGCCCACGCCGCGCTGGCGATCTTGATGGCGTTGTGGCACGTGCGGCAGGGCGGCGCGGGACAGCACATCGACGTGTCGATGATGGATTGCCTGGCGGCCATGGAGAACATGGTCTCGCGTTCCGCTTCCACCGGCGTCCACCCGCGCCGGGACGGCACCCAGCACCGCTTCGCCACCCCCGGCACGATCTATCGCTGCCGGGATGGCTTCGTGCATATCTTCGTGACCAACTCCCAGCCGGGGGCGTGGGAGCGGTTCGTGGATTGGCTGGGGCGCCCGGCGGCGCTGACGGGCGACGAGTTCGGGGACCCGGTCTATCGCCGGGCCCACGTGGCGGAGGTGGACCAGGTCGTGTCCGAGGTCCTGGCGGAGTTGCCCAAGGAAAAAGTCTACGAGGAGTTGCAGGACTGCCACATCCCCTGCGCCCCGGTGAACACGCCGCTCGAGTTCGTGCGCGACCGCCACATCCAGTCCCGTGGCCTGGTCGTGGATACCGTCCACCCGCGATTCGGTCCCATGGAGTTTCCGGCCCGGCCCTACAAGACCGATAGCTGCCGGTTCCGGCATCACGCTCCGGCGGCGGGGGAGCACGACCGGGAGCTGCTCGATGGCGGGGAACCGACGCCGGTTCATTCGCGTCGCGCCGATCCGTGGCCGGCGCGGGACGACGACGCGCACCGCGCGTCGTCGTCCGGGGTTTCCGTGGAAAACGGCGCGCTGCCCCTGGAAGGCATTCGCGTGGCCGACTTCACCCACATGGTCGCCGGCCCCTACGGCACCATGCAGCTCGCCTACTTCGGCGCCGAGGTGATCAAGATCGAGTCCCGGGCGCGGCCCGACACCTGGCGCATCCGCGAGGGCAACAAGGACGTGGAAGCGTCGCTGCCGTTTGCCGACCACAACCGGAACAAGCTTTCGATCACCGCCAACCTCAAGTCCGAAGAGGGCAGGGACGTGGCGCGGCGCATCATCGCCGAGAGCGACGTGGTGGTGGAAAACTTCAGCGTCGGAGTCATGGATCGCCTCGGCCTGGGCTACGAGGAGCTCAAGGCGCTGAAGCCCGACATCATCATGATCCGGCTTCAGGGGCTCGGCACCACCGGCCCCCGGAAGAACTACGTGACCTGGGGCCCCAGCCTGATGCCGTTTTCCGGCATGACCTGGCTCTGGAACCACCCGGACGGCGGTGCGCCCGTGGGGTCGCAGACCTCTTATCCCGACTACATCGTTTCCATTCACATGGCCTTCGTGCTGATGGCGGCGCTACATCACAGGGCCAACACGGGCGAGGGGCAGTTCATCGACATCGCCCAGGGCGAGGTCACGGCATCGCTCATCGGGCCGGCGCTGCTGGACGGCCTGGTCAACGGACGCGCCACCAGGCCCGTGGGCAACCGCGGTTACGCGAGCGCTCCCCACGGCTGTTACCCGTCCCGGGGCGACGACGCGTGGTGTGCCGTCTCGGTGGCGGATGACGAGGAATGGCGCCGTTTCTGCACCGCCACCGGCCATCACGCGGCGCTCGGGGACGAGCGGTTCGCTACCGCCGACAGGAGGCTGGCCAACGCTGGGGCTCTGGATGAATTGGTGTCGGAATGGACCCGACAGCGGAGTCCGCGCGAGGTCATGGAGGCCCTCCAGGCGAGTGGTGTGACCGCCGGCATGGTGTCCGACGGCACCACCCTCGTCGCC